From one Euzebyales bacterium genomic stretch:
- a CDS encoding glycine betaine ABC transporter substrate-binding protein, which yields MRSGLGVNDIRAVANNDFIEEHPDAAAVLEAVEIPLALADIDAEMNAAGDSYTEADIAQDAADWIEANSGTVDGWLEQARSAS from the coding sequence GTGCGATCTGGGCTGGGCGTCAACGACATCCGCGCGGTCGCCAACAACGACTTCATCGAGGAGCACCCGGACGCGGCTGCGGTGCTCGAGGCCGTCGAGATCCCACTAGCACTAGCCGACATCGATGCGGAGATGAATGCGGCCGGCGACAGCTACACCGAGGCCGACATCGCGCAGGACGCGGCGGACTGGATCGAGGCGAACAGCGGCACCGTCGACGGCTGGCTCGAGCAGGCGCGGTCCGCCAGCTGA
- a CDS encoding NAD(P)-binding domain-containing protein — MVVVGSGPGGLQLSYFLGRLGVEHAVISADDAPGGMFQRFPVFQRLVTWTKPHAPTERDSQRYERFDWNSLLADEPEHRFLVRDLVDGASYFPTRGQMEKGLSSFAAHTGVSVRYGTVWQGTRRGTDGFVLSTSDGEYRCKVAVFAVGMAQPWKPAIEGLAGVPHYVDIKPPASYAGMRVLLIGKRNSGFELADGLLTHARQIILVSPRPARISVLTHSTAAARARYLQPYEDHVLGGGNVVLDASIERVERMRHGYRVHTHGTTTPDSLALDVDEVVAATGFAAPLGDLPQLGVATFYQNRLPAQTPFWESATVPGIYFAGAITQGAVGLKKYGIPSNSAAVHGFRYNARLLARHIARAQFGIEVAARTLRPGDVVDHLLRQATNAPDLWNQQSYLARVLEFSPSEGITERGAVPLAHFADAGGADAAAITIETDASGDIHPTLYVRRNGEVTEHLLAPHPLHDFNTDGHRAHLHAVLSGLIS; from the coding sequence GTGGTCGTCGTCGGCAGCGGCCCGGGAGGCCTGCAGCTCAGCTACTTTCTGGGCCGGCTCGGCGTTGAGCATGCCGTAATCTCCGCCGACGACGCCCCCGGCGGAATGTTCCAACGCTTCCCCGTTTTCCAGCGGCTGGTCACGTGGACCAAGCCGCACGCGCCGACGGAGCGCGATTCACAGCGTTACGAGCGGTTCGACTGGAACAGCCTGCTCGCCGATGAACCCGAGCATCGCTTCCTGGTCCGCGACCTGGTGGACGGCGCATCATACTTCCCGACACGCGGCCAGATGGAGAAGGGACTGTCGTCGTTCGCGGCGCACACCGGGGTCAGCGTCCGGTACGGGACTGTGTGGCAGGGGACCCGCCGCGGCACGGACGGCTTCGTCCTGTCCACCTCTGACGGCGAGTATCGCTGCAAGGTCGCGGTCTTCGCCGTGGGAATGGCACAGCCCTGGAAGCCCGCCATCGAGGGACTGGCAGGCGTCCCGCACTACGTTGACATCAAGCCGCCTGCCTCCTACGCGGGCATGCGGGTGCTGCTGATCGGCAAGCGCAACTCGGGTTTCGAGCTGGCCGACGGCCTGCTGACGCACGCGAGGCAGATCATTCTGGTCTCTCCCCGGCCCGCGCGGATCTCCGTGCTCACGCACTCGACCGCCGCGGCTCGGGCCCGCTACCTGCAACCATACGAGGACCACGTGCTCGGTGGCGGCAACGTGGTCCTGGACGCGTCGATCGAGCGGGTGGAGCGGATGCGGCACGGCTACCGGGTCCACACCCACGGCACGACCACGCCAGACAGCCTGGCTCTCGACGTCGACGAGGTCGTCGCGGCGACAGGGTTCGCCGCGCCTTTGGGAGACCTCCCCCAGTTGGGCGTTGCGACGTTCTATCAGAACCGGTTGCCCGCGCAGACGCCGTTCTGGGAGAGCGCGACGGTGCCCGGCATCTACTTCGCGGGTGCCATCACCCAGGGCGCCGTCGGGCTGAAGAAGTACGGCATCCCCAGCAACTCGGCCGCGGTGCACGGCTTTCGCTACAACGCTCGCCTGCTGGCCCGCCACATCGCGCGAGCGCAATTTGGCATCGAGGTCGCTGCGCGCACCCTGAGGCCCGGAGACGTCGTCGACCACCTGCTGCGGCAGGCGACGAACGCGCCGGATCTGTGGAATCAGCAGTCCTACCTCGCGCGAGTACTGGAGTTCTCACCCAGCGAAGGCATCACCGAGCGGGGAGCTGTGCCGCTGGCACACTTCGCCGATGCTGGCGGAGCCGACGCGGCCGCAATCACGATCGAAACCGACGCCTCGGGCGACATCCACCCCACACTGTACGTTCGGCGCAACGGTGAGGTGACCGAGCATCTCCTTGCGCCGCATCCCCTCCACGACTTCAACACCGACGGGCACCGGGCGCACCTGCATGCGGTCCTGTCCGGCCTGATCAGTTGA
- a CDS encoding cyclic nucleotide-binding domain-containing protein, with product MAAGEDVIDILASLALFSDLSRAQLDTVVHTMDEEWFPEGQRILRQGFSGTGFYVILDGEAVVSIDGQDRVRLARGDFFGEISILLAEPPAADVIALRPLHCLVLSRTELSDWLTAMPSVAVRMLQAEARRLRAANRWRS from the coding sequence ATGGCTGCGGGTGAGGACGTCATCGACATCCTGGCGTCGCTGGCGTTGTTCTCTGACCTGTCGCGGGCGCAGCTCGACACGGTCGTGCACACAATGGACGAGGAGTGGTTCCCAGAAGGCCAGCGGATCCTTCGTCAGGGTTTCAGCGGCACCGGGTTTTACGTGATCCTCGACGGCGAGGCCGTGGTCAGCATCGATGGGCAGGACCGGGTGCGACTGGCGCGCGGCGACTTCTTCGGCGAGATCTCGATCCTGCTCGCCGAGCCTCCGGCGGCGGACGTCATCGCGCTGCGACCGCTGCACTGCCTCGTCCTGTCGCGCACCGAACTGAGCGACTGGCTGACGGCCATGCCCAGCGTGGCGGTTCGGATGCTCCAGGCAGAGGCCAGACGACTGCGGGCCGCCAACAGATGGCGCAGCTGA
- a CDS encoding nuclear transport factor 2 family protein, translating to MGGQEVLELFRAAVSHSDAAAMRQGLERLFGVTDRTGLSAADEYWVRHPGYVMEMPQSGERIRGRDAMRAMQEAFPAPPTMTLRRVVGSGRVWVVEAVNDYDGDVWHVVVILEFDDAGRIVLDTRYYARTLEAPAWRAHWVEPIA from the coding sequence ATGGGCGGACAAGAAGTCCTTGAGCTCTTTCGTGCGGCGGTGTCGCACAGCGACGCGGCGGCGATGCGACAGGGCCTGGAACGCCTCTTCGGCGTGACCGACCGCACAGGGCTCTCCGCAGCGGATGAGTACTGGGTCCGGCACCCGGGTTATGTGATGGAGATGCCGCAGTCGGGGGAGCGTATCCGTGGCCGCGACGCCATGCGCGCGATGCAGGAGGCGTTTCCCGCGCCCCCGACCATGACGTTGCGCAGGGTCGTGGGCTCAGGCAGAGTCTGGGTCGTCGAGGCAGTCAACGACTACGACGGCGACGTCTGGCATGTAGTGGTGATCCTCGAGTTCGACGACGCCGGCCGAATCGTGCTCGACACCCGGTACTACGCACGGACGCTCGAGGCGCCAGCTTGGCGCGCACATTGGGTGGAACCGATCGCGTGA